The following proteins are encoded in a genomic region of Oryctolagus cuniculus chromosome 6, mOryCun1.1, whole genome shotgun sequence:
- the LOC100343351 gene encoding anaphase-promoting complex subunit 11 produces MKVKIKCWNGMATWLWVANDKNCGICRMALNGCGPDCKMPGDNCLLVWGQCSHCFHMHCILKWLNTQQVQQHCPMRRQEWKFKE; encoded by the coding sequence ATGAAGGTGAAGATCAAGTGCTGGAACGGCATGGCCACCTGGCTTTGGGTGGCCAACGACAAGAACTGCGGCATCTGCCGGATGGCATTAAATGGCTGCGGCCCCGACTGCAAGATGCCGGGAGACAACTGCCTGCtagtctggggccagtgctctcACTGCTTCCACATGCACTGCATCCTCAAGTGGCtcaacacacagcaggtgcagcagcactGCCCCATGCGCCGGCAGGAGTGGAAGTTCAAGGAGTGA